CGCTTGCCTATAACCGGCAAGTGGTCGACTACATCGTCGGCAGGTGTCTTGTCCAGGAAACCGGGGCCCGCGTACTGATCGGCTTCATCGAACAACACGTGCTGCCGCGCCTTTCCGCGTTGTGGCTCGACGCATTTTCGTCGAAATGGCCTATTACGCACATTGAAATCGATGTCGTCGACGCGAACGCACCACCCATCGTTGCGCTCACTTTCCAATGCACGTATGCGCATGATCCGGACGAGTCATCAGCAGCTGCGACGTCATATTCGTTTTTCGTCGAGAAGGTTGACTAAACGCTGCCGACTCATCACCACCGTCCACGGAGACCTCAATGTCTGTTCCCAGTAGTTCGCAGAAATTCATCGCGCGCAATCGGGCGCCGCGTGTGCAGATCGAGTACGACGTCGAAGTTTACGGCTCCGAGAAGAAAGTCGAATTGCCGTTCGTCATGGGCGTGCTTTCGGACCTCTCCGGCAAGCCCGCCGAACCGCTGCCGCCGGTCGCCGACCGCGGTTTCCTCGATATCGATATCGACAACTTCGATGAACGGATGAAGGCGATCGAGCCGCGCGTCGCATTCGCGGTGCCGAACACGCTTTCAGGCGAGGGGCAGTTGATGGTCGATATGACCTTCGAGAGCATTGAGGACTTCTCGCCGGCGGCCGTCGCCCGCAAGGTCGATTCCCTGCGGCAGCTGCTCGAAGCCCGCACGCAACTCGCGAACCTGCAGACGTACATGGACGGCAAGTCCGGCGCGGAATCGCTCGTCAACAGGCTGCTGCAGGATTCCGCCCTGCTGAAATCGCTTGCGGCCACACCGAAACCTCAGCTTTCGAACGCCGCCGACATGGCGGATGCCGCGGACGCGACCCGCTGATCGACCGGACAGCACAGATTCAGAGGACATAACATGGCAAAACAGCAAACGCACGCGGCCACCGCAGAAGTACCCACGCAGTCCGACTTGACCCAGTTGCTGAACCAGGAATTCAGGCCGAAAACCGAACAGGCCCGCGAGGCCGTCGAACATGCCGTGCAGACGCTCGCCGAACAGGCGCTGCAGCAATCGGCCACGATCAGCGACGACGCTTACAAGAGCATCGAGGCGATCATCGCTCAGATCGATCACAAGCTTTCCCAGCAGATCAACCTGATTCTGCATCACGACGACTTCCAGAAACTGGAGTCCGCCTGGCGCGGCGTGCACCATCTGGTCTCGAACACGGAAACCGACGAGCGTCTGAAGATCCGCTTCATGGACGTGTCGAAAGACGAATTGCGCCGCACGATGAAACGCTACAAGGGCATCGCCTGGGATCAGAGCCCGCTCTTCAAGCAGATCTACGAAGAAGAGTACGGCCAGCTAGGCGGCGAGCCTTACGGCTGCCTCGTGGCCGACTACTATTTCGACCATACGCCGCCTGACGTCGATCTGCTCGGCTCGATTGCCAAAGTCGCCGCGACGGCGCACACCCCCTTCATCTCCGGCGCATCGCCCTCGGTGCTGCAGATGGAATCGTGGCAAGAACTCGCCAACCCTCGCGACCTGACCAAGATCTTCACTCAGAATCTCGAGTACGCGCCGTGGAACTCGTTGCGCAATAGCGAAGACGCGCGCTATGTCGGTCTCGCGATGCCCCGTTTCCTCGCCCGCCTGCCCTATGGCGCCAAGACCAATCCCGTTGACGAATTCGACTTCGAAGAAGACACCAACGGCTCCGACCACCGCCGTTACGCGTGGGCCAACGCGGCCTATGCGATGGGTGTGAACATCAATCGTTCGTTCAAACTGTATGGCTGGTGCTCGCTGATCCGCGGCGTCGAATCCGGCGGTACGGTCGAGAATTTGCCGTGTCACTCGTTCCCCACCGATGACGGCGGCGTCGACATGAAGTGTCCGACCGAGATCGCCATCTCGGACC
The nucleotide sequence above comes from Paraburkholderia aromaticivorans. Encoded proteins:
- the tssB gene encoding type VI secretion system contractile sheath small subunit; this encodes MSVPSSSQKFIARNRAPRVQIEYDVEVYGSEKKVELPFVMGVLSDLSGKPAEPLPPVADRGFLDIDIDNFDERMKAIEPRVAFAVPNTLSGEGQLMVDMTFESIEDFSPAAVARKVDSLRQLLEARTQLANLQTYMDGKSGAESLVNRLLQDSALLKSLAATPKPQLSNAADMADAADATR
- the tssC gene encoding type VI secretion system contractile sheath large subunit, giving the protein MAKQQTHAATAEVPTQSDLTQLLNQEFRPKTEQAREAVEHAVQTLAEQALQQSATISDDAYKSIEAIIAQIDHKLSQQINLILHHDDFQKLESAWRGVHHLVSNTETDERLKIRFMDVSKDELRRTMKRYKGIAWDQSPLFKQIYEEEYGQLGGEPYGCLVADYYFDHTPPDVDLLGSIAKVAATAHTPFISGASPSVLQMESWQELANPRDLTKIFTQNLEYAPWNSLRNSEDARYVGLAMPRFLARLPYGAKTNPVDEFDFEEDTNGSDHRRYAWANAAYAMGVNINRSFKLYGWCSLIRGVESGGTVENLPCHSFPTDDGGVDMKCPTEIAISDRREAELAKNGFIPLIHRKNTDHATFIGAQSMQKPAEYHDADATANANLSARLPYLFACSRFAHYLKCIVRDKIGAFKEREDMQRWLNEWVMHYVDADPANSSQETKARRPLAAAEVVVEEVEGNPGYYQAKFFLRPHFQLEGLTVSLRLVTKLPSVKQAA